TTACTAATCAACACAATTACAAtcgtatttataaattaaagcatttttctacaagaaaaaaactaattaagaTGGACTAAAATGTAACCATTGCATATATtctagaaaataaaaatgtaaataatcTTTGACCATAAATCATGAAGAGTTGCCAATCAACTCTTCAAGTTAATGAGGTAAAAAGTTCCCCTTCCCAATTGCTACCAATTCTACGCAACAGACTTATCATTTATTGCATATAGATTTGGTGGGGACTAAGATAAGAGCTCTTTATTAAAGCCGCTCAGGTGTTAGATTACCAGGTTGTGACTAATATTTGAAACAGTGGGCTAGGCCCACgaattttacaaataaaattaaaaagaatttacgcttaaatatatatatgtatttatatatattgctgGAGGATTATGAAATGTTTGTTATTTCGGTAAAGCAGTGAAATtcttatttgatttaatatgtTTAAATGAGAGTAGGAATACAggaatatttccaaaaatgaATGAGTTTCGAAAGGGGAAACCCTTACTGCTTCTCCATTGAAACTTTTTGATAAGTTTATGAGCCTGTAAACGTAAAATGATAAGATTAACTTAACAAACGACATACATACAAGCTTATCTCAAAGAATTGAGTATTGTGCAAAATCTGAAGAGAATCGCCGTATAAAAGAGTTCTTGGCATTTAAAAAGAGTTTAGTTTAAAGCGAATCGACATCTTGCAAAGTTGTACTACAGTTAAGTGTgaagtaaaaatatttaaaccaaAATGTATATGAAAGCTTTAATAGTCAGCATACTTGTggcctttgtgtgtgtgcaaattgGTGAGTCAATTGCGTAAAATGTGAAATTCGAGATCAACTGATTGTTTTTAACATGGATTATAGCTGATTCCCTGAAGTGTTACACCTGCGTAACGCCAAAGGACTGCAAGAGTCCCAAGAAAGTCACCTGCACGAATGCGGCTGCGAATGAGACTAGTTACTACCTGGGTGTCTATCATCAGAATGTTGGCAACCTAACCAGCACGCGATTCGATTGCCTGGCTCTGAAGTACAACTGGAGTGAGTAGCGTGGGGACCCCAGAAGCGGACTATAAAGATTTATTAACTACTTTCCACTTGCCAGATAACGATGTGATCCATCAGCTCCATGGCTGTGTGCATCCAAATGTTGGAGCCTGCAGCTTAGCACTTAAGCCGGCCTATGCTCACTACAATAAGACCTGGTGTCTCACCTGTTCGGGCGACAAGTGCAACAAGAATCCGGCCGGAAAGATGAGCAGCAGCACTATTGCCATCGCGTCTAGCGTTCTGGGTCTCTTGCTGGTCAAGATGTATGCCTAGTGTGACTATTAATAAATATGAGCTAGGAGCTatgatattttatatttgatattttttattgtacCGTCAATTTTAGTAATAtcataatttcatttgtaGATTATGTAGGCCATGTTTATTCGGTCGAGCAGTTAACTAGGAGTGGGTATCACTAATCGATGGCGCTTGAATGGACGGTGGAGTGACGAAAGTTGTTGGGCGCTTCTCTAGGAGGAGCCCATTGGGTTGACGGCGTTTGTCTGCAGGTTCTTGAGCAGCATCTGCAGCCACTGCTTGGTGCACGTGTCATGTTGCACGAGCGACGTGAAGGTGCCGTCACGCAGCAGATCCGGCAGACACACTCTAAGTGCACTGCGAGCGCGCGCATTTTCCGTAAGTAGTAGATAGCAGCGCACCACATGCTTCAGCACCCGGAGGCATGGAAACTTCAACATATGGATGACCATTTTGCCCAGGGTGATGGCCACCTGCGAGAAGCGATCGTGGTTCTCGCAAATGTACGTCAGACCCATCTCATCGAGCAGTATCTTCTCAAGGATTGAAGTGGCCGCGATCTTGGTCAGCTTCGATCCCCTGACCATATTGGTCAGACAGTGAGGCACGACCTCGCTCCATATCAGGAAGATGAGGACCTCCGTATCACCGGTCTCGGCCAGAGCATTAATCACGCCCAGCGTGGTCAGGCGCAGCTGCTCGAAGGGCCTGCTCTTGAACGTGGTCGACAAGAAGGGGTACAAGTACATCGGTATCTGGTCCCGCAGGAAGGCCGGGCGAGTCTCCGGATGCGAGGCGACGCACTGTAGCAAAGTCAGGGCGTAGCACACGCGGTTCGACTGGTTGGCCTTCAAAACGGGCGTCGTTATTATGGGGTATATGTTGACGATCTCCTGCAGCAGGGTGCAGGTGGTACCGACGCTTTTCCACAGCATGGGGGCCAGGTCCGCATAGGTGTTCTTGCTCAGCTCCAGCAGAGCGGTCTCCCGCGTGGCAGGATAGGCCAGCTCGATGATCAACTGGTACACCTTCTCCCGCTCGGCCTGCTGCTGGGGACTCATTACCGGACTTGGTTCCGCACTCATCGCAAAGCTGGTTTTTTTTCGCGTTAGCTTGCAAAGATCTAGTAGCTTGGAAAGATCTGGCTCCGGAATTTCGACGGACGATTGAGAAACGTGGTTTCGAGTTGGCGTCTATTGTGGTTATCGATATAAGCTTCAAGCGAGAAAGGACCGAAAGCACGTGGCCGAACAATGTGGCCAGAGCCGAGGAACGCACGAATgccataaattaataaataatttcttgTTCGAATGTCTCCCAGAATTTTGTTTCTTATCACCATTGATTTGATTGGCAGCTTGGAATTCGTCTGGAAATTCACGTTTTCTCTATATTTTACAAGTATTAATCGGTAGAtgattaaaatttatgattcTATTAAGTATGTCATAGCATAGCTTAGCTCTCTGAAATGGCCAGACTAATTGCGCATCTGATGGAGGTCCGATTTATGGCTTAATGACCATTAAGTACTTTTGGACACCAGTTTTAGAATTAATGAATTCGTATTGACAAATactataaatcaaaaatcattctagcacacacaaatatttgcctttaaaattttcaaatattttatctCGCATTTAACCCATTAAACAGATGGATGCTTGGAATAGTTGTCCATTTCTGGAATTACTTGCCAATACAGAAATGGTTAACAGAAAATGTATTCTTTGCCACATCGTGcaacatttcaattttgtttgttgcagAGAGCTTTAAAAATTTCAGTCCGTCACATAAATTGGCCAACTATCCCAGAGAAAATCGGAGATTCGAACGAGCCGAGAAACAAGAATAAATCTTTAATAGTGTTGCCGTCTGCCTAAAAGTCAATCTCACTTTTGCATGCCGAACATTATCCGGTGGGTCATGTTATGGTTATCGTGGCTCGGTTTGTTTGGAGCTGCATTCAGGcatttaattgattgattgttgCTCGTCTATGTCTGCATCGATTTGGCCGTGTTCACGCCCCTTTCACCCTTTCACCGAGCCGCCTCCAAAATCCCGTTACAGCGTCCCCTTTTTCGGATGTTTCATAACCAAAGCGGAAGGGATCCATGCCGCCCATCATATCGTGCACGGTTATCAAATCGACTTCCAGGCTATATCCTCGCATACATGCATATGTGGTCCACGTTGTTCCTGCTGCCAATTAGTGTTGGTGCGTCATCTGTGTGGCTGTGTGAGTGTTCATgtatgtatgcgtgtgtgcacgtcatcaattaatttttgtattgttactttttttttttttgactggTTTTTTGCAGCCCTCGGTGGGTTACGTGGGGAATACCCCTGTTGACTGATTGGTTTCTTTTCGATTCAATTGTTTCATGTGTGCCtcggaatgggaatggatGTGTTTGCTAAACAAAGTTATGACTATGGTCACGGCTATAGCAGCTGGCTCAGGACTAGCTATACAATACTATAGTTTTACTATAGGCAAGCTTAAGAAGTTATTGTTCCCTCGAGATATGCGAATCAAAACGAGTGTCACTAAGAAATTATAGTTGTTAACAATGGAAAGTCAACACTTATGATACAATTCTTATCTGTCTTGCCTTAACCAATAACTGTAACAGTCTTAAATACTTGAATACAAACTACTGCTTACATTTGAGACCTACCCAGATTCAAAAATCAAACATCCGCACCACCAGGAATATTCTTACTTTCCCCTTATCTGTGCTCCAAATCCACCCTCGATATCCGAAACTTGTTGGGAACTCCCGGAAACTAAATTAAGTTTAGCTTCAACTACAATATGtacatttgatttatgcattGAGAGACCATGGAGCAACCTGCCCGAGACCCCAGAAAATTTCCTCCTGCGAAAACGAAGACGGGAACCCTCTGATAACTAAGCCAAACCTATTCAACTTTCACGTTCGCATTGTTTGCACGAGCACGAAAAGTTATTAAGATGCATAGACGTGATTTTGCatgttttaaaaaagaatACATAATGCCACAGATGAGACGGGGGAGCAAAGGACGTGGTATTAGTTGGGGGGAAGCTGGGATCTTGACTTGCACTTTAAGTACTTTTAATTTACCAAACAAATTTCCATTCTTCGCGACGACCGAAAATGTTGCATTCGAGAGGCCAAAAGAGGCCCGAAACTTGTCTCACACCGCAAAGACAAACTCATTGACATGCCTGAGACAGGAATTGAATTAAAAGTTTTCGTCCTTCTGCGCGGAAATAGAATAACGAGTAGAAGTTTCATTGTTGGGCTTTTGGAAAAAAAGTTtgctgcatttaaattgatttgtAATTCGCggttaatttggtttttttcaGCTCCTTCTTTGGTTACTTTTATCAATTTTACATTGTTAGTTTTGGACCCTTCTATGcgattaaattattattttaattcgaCACGGAATGCCTGACAGATATTTCAATTTCCCtttgtatttagtttttaCTGAAAAAATGctgcaaattaaatatgtatgtattatcattttaaattgtcgCAAAATGTCTGCGGTATTGCTTGATGCTTTGTGAATTTTCGGTATGTAAATCAAAGAAAGGCAATTTGAATAATGATGCTGCAATCTGAATTAAATTTTGACATGCCGATATTAAAGACCAAATAAGCAATTcaatattttgcataaatttcgaATTGCTTTATGATTTGCGTTATGTCCATGATAGCATGagcatttaattttcaatgaaTAAATGGACCTGTTTGAATTATTCACATTTCCCATTAATTTTCCTACGCAAATGATTAagatggaaatttaaattctattaTGACGGCATAAATATTGCAGTTAAGTAAATTGTTTTAACAATCTGATTGAATTTACCGTACAAATTTTTTGTTAAAACGCGTTACAAATCGATGCTATAGTTAATATTACAgaacagaacaattaaaaaagtCCTACAATTAAAAACAGCGAAAGTGTTGCCAAAAATCAGCACAAGGACAAAACACACTGCAAGCTCATAAATCGAAAAAAATCAacatttaacaaataaatcaaatccaaATACAAGTAGACAAAATTTACACATTCGTTTGgtatttttagaattttccGCACATACATTATCAATTGGTTATATACAAATAGACATCATATAAATTCGAAGaattcataatttatgtgAATCAGCCAATGTGTAAACACCAAGAACTcgtaaataaaaacgaaaatgcCAACAAAATAAGTGGCACAAAATCTGGTTTAGTGCAGCCTAAAAGGCCTCGGCTCCAAAAACTCCTCGAAAGTGTTTGacaattattattgtaatatttgccTAAAACGTTTATCACATTGTCGTAAAATGTACTATAACGAACTGCGAAAGGATTGGATTTGGGGTTTTGTTGAGAGATTAGCAAATGGCTTGGTGTTTCTATCTGTCCAATGTAACTAAGCTTAGCATTGTTTTTGGGCTGGCTTTTGGTTTGGGACTTGTTTGTAAGTAATTAGAAAGATATTTGGCTTATATGCTGGTGATTTTGTGTTGACCCAAcaactttattattatgctAATAATGATGTGAGGACCGAGGCAAGTTTAAGCTAATCACTTTCAGATCATGTGTGTGCTAAGGATGTGTCACAGAGAAAATTGTTTCACACTTGAGTTCGTTCAAATTAGTAAATAACTTAAGTCAGTTTAATAAATTGGTAATTGGTCTGGCTTAACTTCATTTGCTGTCCattgaattaattttcatgctgataatatttataaaggatttcgtttttctttacATATGAACtcaacttcttttttttctctttgccCACTTTATAATACCTCTACTGCGTTAAATTCGGAACTATTTCCTACCCACGTCGAGTCCTTTCTCGTTGTACAACTTGCAGAATTTATGCATGACAGCAGCATGACTTAATCCTTGCGAGGCGCTAACGTGAGCTGTCAGGTTCTGGAAGAAAATCCGAGAGATTTTGAAGGGACAGGGAATTAGAGTGCGTCGTGTTTGTTATTAGGAAACAAACGCTGAAGCAAAACACAgcttatattattattaacaccAAAATCGAAAAGCATGAACCAAAACAGATACAGAAAGCCaacgaatttaatttaaacgaGCAGTCCGCTGCATTTCAATTAGGCTGCAAATGTGTTTCAAGCTCTCCAGAATGTCCGCCGAAGCAGAAAATCAATCATTACTTTTGCACCCGTAAAAGTGATACTTCATAaagttattgttttttctttagcAGCATTTAACCGTATTAAAAGTGAAATgcaggaaaaattaaaatattaagatAGACTGAGAGAAAAACAGATTTTATTGGAGGCGACAATGAAAAATCGCTGCCGCATATGTTCGACAAAAACCTGACATTATTGACTGTTAATATCCTGGAAAACAGTGAAGGACACTGTCTTTTTTGAACGGCGAAGCTTGAATACTCTTACAAATTGTGCGATTTCACTTTAAGATTTTATAAAAACCCCTTTTCAAATTAATATAGAATTTACTAAAATGTAAAAAGCATCTACAAGGATATTTGACTGGAAGATATTAAATAGTATTGTTATATTctgtacattttatttaacataATTCGCTTTTCTTGCGTTGTCCTTTTAACTTTGTCGTGATACTGCGATGCATAGGGCATATATAAATCGATCTGGGTGCAACATTTCAATAACTGAAAcgccaattaaaattgcacAATGGCTTCTCGGTCAGGCAGTGActccaaacaaaaaaacccaaaaagtgGTGAAGCGGTGGGGGGAGGAATAACACTGGACGAATGTCAGTTAAACgaacaaacagcaaaaaacaaacacaagcaGACATCTGCATTGGCCATGGCTGACACACCCACATgcatatatatctatatgaaTATGTGAGGGCAGCCAGGAAGTGCTCACAAACACGTATGGGCTCTCATATCCTCATATCCTTCAACCTGGCACATATCCAGTGCCGCACCGTTACGCGCCTGGTAATTGGTATTGTTTGCCTGAACGCGTGTCCACTCTCCGGGAATGGCCATGGTTGCCACCCACACCCATCATTCCATCATGGCCACCGAAAATGCGGAATGG
The sequence above is a segment of the Drosophila melanogaster chromosome 2L genome. Coding sequences within it:
- the CG13102 gene encoding uncharacterized protein, isoform A; this encodes MYMKALIVSILVAFVCVQIADSLKCYTCVTPKDCKSPKKVTCTNAAANETSYYLGVYHQNVGNLTSTRFDCLALKYNWNNDVIHQLHGCVHPNVGACSLALKPAYAHYNKTWCLTCSGDKCNKNPAGKMSSSTIAIASSVLGLLLVKMYA
- the Rcd-1r gene encoding Rcd-1 related, with protein sequence MSAEPSPVMSPQQQAEREKVYQLIIELAYPATRETALLELSKNTYADLAPMLWKSVGTTCTLLQEIVNIYPIITTPVLKANQSNRVCYALTLLQCVASHPETRPAFLRDQIPMYLYPFLSTTFKSRPFEQLRLTTLGVINALAETGDTEVLIFLIWSEVVPHCLTNMVRGSKLTKIAATSILEKILLDEMGLTYICENHDRFSQVAITLGKMVIHMLKFPCLRVLKHVVRCYLLLTENARARSALRVCLPDLLRDGTFTSLVQHDTCTKQWLQMLLKNLQTNAVNPMGSS